The DNA region CGGTGGGATCTATGCTGGACTCAGCGCGACGACACCGGATGTGGTGATCGCCGCCGTGAAAGCAGCAAAAAAATATGGCACCATTGTGAGTTACGACCTCAACTATCGCCCCTCACTATGGAAAGACTATGGGGGCTTGAAGCGGTGTCAGGAAGTCAACCGAGAGATTGCTCCCTACGTAGACGTCATGATCGGCAATGAAGAAGATTTCACAGCATGTCTCGGCTACGAAGTGGAGGGTGCGGATGAGAATCTCACCGATCTCGAATTAGGCTCATTCAAAAAGATGGTCGAGCGGGCAGTGAAGGATTTTCCAAATTTCCAGGCTACCGCTACCACCCTTCGAGAAGCGAAGACCGCAACCCTGAACGAATGGAGTGCCTTGGTATGGCATGATGGTGAATTCTATTCGCCAACTCGGGATTTCAAAGGTGATAACATCCTTGAGATCATGGATCGCGTGGGCGGTGGAGACAGCTTTGCATCGGGCCTTATCTACGGCTTTTTGGAATTTAATGATCCGCTTAAAGCTGTCAGTTATGGCTGTGTTCATGGCGCTTTGGCGATGACTACGGCTGGCGATACTACCACAGCGAGCCTTGCGGAAGTAGAAAAACTTGTTGGCGGTGGAGGCGCGCGGGTGGACCGATAGCTATGGATAAGGACATACTTAAAAAGAGCCGCATTTTACCAGTCATCGTAATCGAAGACGCCCAAGATGCTGTTCCCTTGGCGGAGGCTTTACTTGCAGGAGGCTTGAGTGCGATTGAAGTCACTTTTCGGACTACAGCAGCAGCTGAATCGATCCGATTGATTCGTGACAATGTGCCTGAGATGACCGTCTCCGCTGGTACTGTTTTAACTTTGGATCAAGCCCAAGCAGCCTTGGATTCGGGTGCGCAATTCTGCCTGTCACCGGGTTTGGATTCCGAGGTTGTCACATATGTTTTAGAGCGAAGTATTCCATTTGTTCCGGGTGTGATGACGCCAAGTGAAGTGCAAGCTGCGTTGAAACTGGATTGTCAGCATCTCAAGTTTTTCCCTGCCGGCGCTGCTGGTGGTGTGAAGATGCTCAAGTCCATTGCTGCTCCCTTTAAGTCTATGGGCGTGCAATTTTGCCCAACGGGCGGGCTGAATCTCGAAAATATGGCCGAATACTTAGCCCTTTCTGAAGTCTTCACCATTGGCGGTTCTTGGCTTGCTCCTTCCGCTCAAATCGCAGCGGGTGATTGGACGGGAATCACCGAAAATGTACGCGCTGCCGTAGATCAGATTCCGGCGCTTTAAGTATCTCAGTAATTGCAAATCTCGATAGGGCAAGGCAGCCAAAACGACAAATCGACTCTTTATTATGTCTTTCATCAACGACGACCTCCTTCTTGAGACTCCAGTAGCTCGCACGCTCTACCACCAATTTGCGGCGAAGCAGCCCGTCATCGATTACCATTGTCACTTGTCTCCCAAGGATATTACGGAGAATCGGCAGTTTGAGAACCTCTTCGAGATCTGGCTTGAAGGTGACCACTATAAATGGCGCGCAATGCGTGCCAATGGTGAGGCTGAACGATTTTGTACCGGCGACGCCGATCCCTATGACAAATTTTTGGCCTTTGCTCGAACTGTGCCCCATACCTTGCGCAATCCTCTGTATCATTGGACGCATCTCGAATTGGAGCGCTACTTCGGGCTCAGCGATTTGTTGTCGGAAGCAACTGCTCCGAGAATTTGGGAAGCGGCTAATGCTCAGCTGACCTCTGGGAGTTTGCGCGCGCGTGACATCCTAAAACAGTGGAAAGTCGAATTGGTCGGCACCACTGACGATCCGACGGATTCCCTCGAATATCATGCTCAAATAGACGAGCCGGGTCTCAAAGTCGTGCCTACATTTCGTCCAGACAAAGCATTTGCTATCGGCAGCGGCACTCCTTGGCAGACATGGGTGGACCAACTCGCTGAGACATCCGGAGAGGCTTGTGATACGCTTGACAGCCTGAAGGCGGCGCTCGCGGCGAGAATGGACCATTTCTCTGCCCATGGCTGTCTGGCTTCAGACCATGGGCTGGCTGCATGCCCCACTGAGATAGCCAGTGATGTCGAGGCTGCTAAGTTGTTTGAGCGTGCGCGTTCGGGCCTTTCGATCAGTGCGCGTGAGGTAGATGCCTTCGCGGGGCACCTTTTGATTTTCTTGGGAGAAGCTTACGCACGTCTTGGCTGGGCTATGCAACTTCACCTTGGACCTATTCGAAATAACAACCGTGGTCTCTTCGATCAGCTTGGACCCGATATCGGCTGCGATTCTATCGGAGATCGTCTACAAATCGATGGTCTGGCGACGATCCTAGGCGAACTTTCCGTGCGCAACGCGCTGCCAAAGACGATTCTCTATAATCTCAATCCTCGCGATAATTACGCCTTTGCGACCATGGCCGCTAATTTCTCCGAAGAGGGTGTTCCGGGAAAGATGCAATTTGGTAGCGGATGGTGGTTTCTCGACCAACTCGAGGGGATGACTTGGCAACTGAACACAATCTCGAACCTCGGCCTGCTTTCGCACTTTATTGGCATGTTAACAGACTCCAGGAGCTTCATGAGCTTTCCCCGCCATGAGTATTTCCGTCGCCTCCTTTGCAACCTTCTTGGAGAAGACGTGCGCCGCGGCCATGTTCCTGACGATCTCGATACGCTCGGTGCCTTGGTCGAGCGCGTTAGCTATAAAAACGCTGCTCAGTATTTCTCATCGTAGCAATCGAGACGGGATTATCAGAAAGAGCAGCGTGGCTTTAAGCTACTCTTTCGTGTAAGCCACGACGACCCCCTTGACGCTGCTCCGTGTATTTCCGGTTTTCCTGATCTCCAGTCGGAATAGTATTCACACCTCTAGAATTAGGGTTTGTGAGGATAATCGCTTTGTTTATTCTGACGTAGGGTTACTAAAAGTGAGCCCTAAAAGGAGAGTTTGTAGGAATCGCTGGGCTTTAAATCGATTTTCGATAGCATATAAGCAAATTCATTTGCTGTGTCAGTGGAGAAACCAAAACTTGAAGGCAAGGGGATAGAATATCTCCGCATCCTTTGTGAATATGAAGAATCTATGCCGATTCGTCATTTTCATCGGGTCATCAGTTCACATGGTGACAATGAGGCTGAGACTGGTAATGGGTGTTTTGATAATATGCACTACCACGATGGTTGGGAGTTGGGGATTTGTCATTCAGGCAGAGGAATTATTGGAGTGGGGGACCAAATACTTGAATACAAAGAAGGTGACATCACACTCATTCCAGCAGGCGTGCTGCACTCAGCTCGGAGCATTAAGGGAGATTCTCATCACAGCTTCATTCATTTTGATTTCAACAAGTTGTGTGCCTTGGACTACAGTCCCTTTCCAATCGATCAGTCCACCGTTCTGTGCTTTGTATATGATGATAAGGCGACTGTTTTACGAGGACTCATGCAATTGCTTCTCGACGAGCTAAATAGCTCCATGCTGTCCCGTTTGGGCGCTATACATTCCTTAATTTCATTACTGCTCATCAATGCGCGGAGGTGCTCTATTGGACGTCAGGATGCCGCAAACCCATTTTCTCAAAAAAAACTTCAATCATGGAGTCGCATCGTGGCTGCCCTTGACTTGATTTCTAAATCCTACGCGGAAGAGATCACATCAGCTGATCTTTGCAGCGCTTGTTCCATAAGCCAGAGCAGCCTTTGGCGAGCTTTCATAGAACTCATTGGGAAATCTCCTCAAGAGTATTTGTTAAACTATCGAATACGTGTTGCGGCAACGAGAGTCATCCAGTCCGAGGATAAGTTTTCAGTCATTGCACACGAATGTGGTTTCCATTCACTATCGAGCTTCAACCGCCAGTTCCGTAAAATCATGGGGCATTCCCCGAGCACCTGGAAAAGAGATATCCTCAATGAGAAAGCATGATTGTCGTGCTCGATTACGAGACAAGAGCTCTCAGTTAGCGTTCCGCGACTGTAACGACAATCTGTGACGCTATCTTATTATTATTTGGCATAAAGTGATCAGATTTGGTGACCAGAGCATGGAGGGCCTAATTGAGGGGACGGGGAGTTCTTTGCACTGGATATACAACGATCACCGTAAAAGAGAGGAGCTATTACTC from Opitutales bacterium includes:
- a CDS encoding sugar kinase — its product is MGINIKPKDTCAFDCISLGEVMLRLDPGEGRIHTTRSFRAWEGGGEYNVSRGLRRCFNQRTALITAFADNAVGRLVEDLILQGGVDTRFIHWVDYDGLGRAMRNGLNFTERGFGIRGAKGVSDRGHTAASQIKPDDVDWDHVFGELGSRWFHTGGIYAGLSATTPDVVIAAVKAAKKYGTIVSYDLNYRPSLWKDYGGLKRCQEVNREIAPYVDVMIGNEEDFTACLGYEVEGADENLTDLELGSFKKMVERAVKDFPNFQATATTLREAKTATLNEWSALVWHDGEFYSPTRDFKGDNILEIMDRVGGGDSFASGLIYGFLEFNDPLKAVSYGCVHGALAMTTAGDTTTASLAEVEKLVGGGGARVDR
- the eda gene encoding bifunctional 4-hydroxy-2-oxoglutarate aldolase/2-dehydro-3-deoxy-phosphogluconate aldolase, producing the protein MDKDILKKSRILPVIVIEDAQDAVPLAEALLAGGLSAIEVTFRTTAAAESIRLIRDNVPEMTVSAGTVLTLDQAQAALDSGAQFCLSPGLDSEVVTYVLERSIPFVPGVMTPSEVQAALKLDCQHLKFFPAGAAGGVKMLKSIAAPFKSMGVQFCPTGGLNLENMAEYLALSEVFTIGGSWLAPSAQIAAGDWTGITENVRAAVDQIPAL
- the uxaC gene encoding glucuronate isomerase translates to MSFINDDLLLETPVARTLYHQFAAKQPVIDYHCHLSPKDITENRQFENLFEIWLEGDHYKWRAMRANGEAERFCTGDADPYDKFLAFARTVPHTLRNPLYHWTHLELERYFGLSDLLSEATAPRIWEAANAQLTSGSLRARDILKQWKVELVGTTDDPTDSLEYHAQIDEPGLKVVPTFRPDKAFAIGSGTPWQTWVDQLAETSGEACDTLDSLKAALAARMDHFSAHGCLASDHGLAACPTEIASDVEAAKLFERARSGLSISAREVDAFAGHLLIFLGEAYARLGWAMQLHLGPIRNNNRGLFDQLGPDIGCDSIGDRLQIDGLATILGELSVRNALPKTILYNLNPRDNYAFATMAANFSEEGVPGKMQFGSGWWFLDQLEGMTWQLNTISNLGLLSHFIGMLTDSRSFMSFPRHEYFRRLLCNLLGEDVRRGHVPDDLDTLGALVERVSYKNAAQYFSS
- a CDS encoding helix-turn-helix transcriptional regulator, translating into MSVEKPKLEGKGIEYLRILCEYEESMPIRHFHRVISSHGDNEAETGNGCFDNMHYHDGWELGICHSGRGIIGVGDQILEYKEGDITLIPAGVLHSARSIKGDSHHSFIHFDFNKLCALDYSPFPIDQSTVLCFVYDDKATVLRGLMQLLLDELNSSMLSRLGAIHSLISLLLINARRCSIGRQDAANPFSQKKLQSWSRIVAALDLISKSYAEEITSADLCSACSISQSSLWRAFIELIGKSPQEYLLNYRIRVAATRVIQSEDKFSVIAHECGFHSLSSFNRQFRKIMGHSPSTWKRDILNEKA